A window of bacterium contains these coding sequences:
- a CDS encoding ATP-binding cassette domain-containing protein, with amino-acid sequence MITVSGVSKRFGRTLAVDDVSFEVARGEVLGLLGPNGAGKTTTMRILAGYLTADTGSANLAGFDVATEPLEVRRRLGYLPENNPLYPEMTVREYLELVAAVRAVPRGEVPQRIGRAVESCALGQVAGRIIGQLSKGYRQRVGLAGALLHDPEILILDEPTVGLDPTQIIEIRELIRGIGREKTVLLSSHILPEVEATCQRVLIFNEGHLVGQGTPAELAAQARGAELVD; translated from the coding sequence ATGATCACGGTTTCGGGGGTGAGCAAGCGCTTCGGGCGGACGCTCGCCGTCGACGACGTCTCGTTCGAGGTCGCGCGCGGCGAGGTCCTCGGCCTGCTCGGGCCCAACGGCGCCGGCAAGACGACCACGATGCGCATCCTCGCCGGCTATCTCACGGCCGACACCGGCAGCGCGAACCTTGCCGGCTTCGACGTCGCGACCGAGCCGCTGGAAGTGCGCCGGCGCCTCGGCTACCTGCCGGAGAACAACCCGCTCTACCCCGAGATGACGGTGCGCGAGTACCTGGAGCTGGTCGCGGCCGTGCGCGCGGTGCCGCGCGGCGAGGTCCCGCAGCGAATCGGCCGTGCCGTGGAATCGTGCGCGCTGGGGCAGGTGGCCGGGCGGATCATCGGCCAGCTCTCGAAGGGCTACCGCCAGCGGGTCGGGCTGGCCGGCGCGCTGCTGCACGACCCGGAGATCCTCATCCTGGACGAGCCGACCGTCGGGCTCGACCCGACGCAGATCATCGAGATCCGCGAGCTGATCCGCGGCATCGGCCGCGAGAAGACCGTGCTGCTGAGCTCGCACATCCTCCCCGAGGTCGAGGCCACCTGCCAGCGGGTGCTCATCTTCAACGAGGGGCACCTCGTCGGCCAGGGGACGCCGGCGGAGCTGGCGGCGCAGGCGCGCGGCGCCGAGCTCGTCGAC